A window from Telopea speciosissima isolate NSW1024214 ecotype Mountain lineage chromosome 8, Tspe_v1, whole genome shotgun sequence encodes these proteins:
- the LOC122671706 gene encoding calmodulin-like protein 7, which yields MLQLLSFVFIAVVFICSLINPIFSVPSEKFLAWIRSLLLTPTTTTISSTMSTTTTASTSTKEEKKNEREHDKVELERVFATFDKNGDGFITKQELGESLKNMGLFTTDEEVASMVAGLDVNGDGLIDLDEFCELYDSMEKSGGNKNDEMEKEEWNDDMDKDLREAFDVFDGNGDGLITVEELGLVLSSMGLKKGLGIQDCKEMIRMVDMDGDGKVNFDEFKKMMIKNPTAPATGACFTSS from the coding sequence ATGCTACAGCTGCTTAGCTTTGTGTTCATAGCAGTTGTCTTCATCTGTAGTCTCATCAATCCTATCTTCTCTGTTCCTTCTGAAAAATTTCTAGCTTGGATTAGATCTTTGCTTTTGACTCCTACAACCACTACTATTTCATCCACCATGTCCACCACCACAACTGCTTCAACTTccacaaaagaagagaagaagaatgagagagagcACGATAAAGTAGAACTAGAGAGGGTCTTTGCCACCTTTGACAAGAACGGAGATGGGTTTATAACAAAGCAAGAACTTGGTGAGTCTCTGAAGAACATGGGACTCTTCACAACAGATGAAGAAGTAGCAAGTATGGTTGCAGGTTTGGATGTTAATGGTGATGGGCTCATCGATCTCGACGAGTTCTGTGAATTGTATGATTCTATGGAGAAGAGTGGAGGAAATAAGAATGatgaaatggaaaaggaagagtGGAATGATGATATGGATAAGGATTTGAGGGAAGCGTTTGATGTGTTTGATGGGAATGGAGATGGGTTGATAACAGTAGAGGAATTGGGTTTGGTGTTGTCATCGATGGGGCTTAAGAAAGGACTTGGGATTCAGGATTGTAAAGAGATGATCAGAATGGTTGATATGGATGGAGATGGCAAGGTTAATTTTGACGAGTTCAAGAAGATGATGATCAAGAATCCCACTGCACCTGCAACTGGAGCATGCTTTACTTCTTCCTAG